GACGATCGCCCGCAAGCCCTCGAACACATAGGAGGGCGGAAGGAGGCGGGAGACATACTGCATCCAGACCGGGAGTGTCGAAACGGGGTAGAAGACCCCGGCGAACGGGGAGAGAAGGGCCGGGATGGGCCAGACGAACCACTCCGAGGCGGGTCCGAACCGGAACACCAGGGCGATTCCCACGACGCCGATCGCAACGCCGAACAGGAAGAGGATAAGGAGGAACGGAATAATCGAGAGCCCGTACGCAAGGAAGGGGAGGCCGAACGCCATCGTCGCCAGCGCCAGCATCACGAGCAGGGCAAGCAGGCTCGTGGCGATGCTCGTGACGACAAGGCCCGCGAGATACTCCGGAATCGTCAGAGGCGACGCAAAGATGTTCAGGAAATTCCGCGACCAGACATCTTCGAGAAACGCGGTCGCGACGCCGTGCATCACGCGGGTGAAGAAATCCCAGAACAGGATCGCCCCCAGGAGCACGGGAACGAAATCGAAGCCGGGAGAGGCGATCCGGTTGAGATACGTCGTGATGAATCCCCAGAGAATGATGTCGATCGCAGTCCACGCGAACAGCGGCAGGATCCGCGCCGGGCTTCCCCGCAGGAGGTAGAACTGTCGAAGCACGACGGCGCAACTGCGTCTGAAAGAGGTCATGGGCCGGGCTCGAGCGAGAGAGGTTCGCGGGCGACCGTAATGAAGAGTTCCTCAAGCGTCTTCTTCCCGTGCTCGCGCGGGAGGGTTTTCGGATCCCCCTCGAGGAGGATCTTTCCGTGCGAAAGGAAGAGCACCCGGTGGCATACTTCCTCCACCTCGTACATATTATGGGAAGTCCAGAGCACGCCGGCGGTCCCCCCGGCTGCGAACTCCCGGATCTTCGCCCGG
This sequence is a window from Bacteroidota bacterium. Protein-coding genes within it:
- a CDS encoding ABC transporter permease, which gives rise to MTSFRRSCAVVLRQFYLLRGSPARILPLFAWTAIDIILWGFITTYLNRIASPGFDFVPVLLGAILFWDFFTRVMHGVATAFLEDVWSRNFLNIFASPLTIPEYLAGLVVTSIATSLLALLVMLALATMAFGLPFLAYGLSIIPFLLILFLFGVAIGVVGIALVFRFGPASEWFVWPIPALLSPFAGVFYPVSTLPVWMQYVSRLLPPSYVFEGLRAIVAGGHSSAPAMLWGGGLAVLYILGAGWFFARIHRHAVRTGLIARYSAESVN